A window of Lysobacter terrestris contains these coding sequences:
- a CDS encoding ECF-type sigma factor encodes MADSADITLLLDAARGGDRGALDNVLARLYNELHSMARRQLAGQHGQTLDATALVHEAYLKLIGRREAHFDDRAHFFAYAASAMRSVVVDYARQRLAQKRGGDLHRVTDLPEDVEGGLRLDEETLGLDVALTKLAAVDQKLAQVVELRYFAGLSELEIAALLERSERSIRRDWQKARMFLLASLKDS; translated from the coding sequence ATGGCGGATAGTGCGGACATCACCTTGCTGCTGGATGCGGCCCGTGGCGGCGATCGCGGCGCGCTCGACAACGTGCTCGCGCGCCTCTACAACGAACTGCACTCGATGGCCCGGCGCCAGCTCGCCGGCCAGCACGGGCAGACCCTCGACGCCACCGCACTGGTGCACGAGGCCTACCTCAAGTTGATCGGGCGGCGCGAAGCCCACTTCGACGACCGCGCGCACTTCTTCGCCTACGCCGCCTCGGCCATGCGCAGCGTGGTGGTCGACTACGCCCGCCAGCGCCTGGCGCAGAAGCGCGGCGGCGACCTGCACCGCGTCACCGACCTGCCCGAGGACGTCGAGGGTGGCCTGCGCCTGGACGAGGAAACGCTCGGCCTGGATGTGGCGCTCACCAAGCTCGCCGCGGTCGACCAGAAGCTGGCCCAGGTGGTGGAGCTGCGTTACTTCGCCGGCCTGTCCGAACTGGAAATCGCCGCCCTGCTCGAGCGTTCCGAGCGCAGCATCCGCCGCGACTGGCAGAAGGCGCGGATGTTCCTGCTGGCGTCGTTGAAGGATTCCTGA
- a CDS encoding SEL1-like repeat protein, with protein MKVATLVLALTCLVSGGAFAAEPLKLVSAGFLDVDAQLHAAKGHPNEEWRLNGLKSYLGGHYDEAVDRFERAAYFADKHAQHYLGLIFWHGQGVATDRVRGYIWSDLAAERGNRRLLAIRENMWSQLSAQERQQAMAEGAAFYDRYGDAVAQPRAEAEIRRFARGMTGSRVGFRNQAMDVLNGGPINGSFGNATPGMLAASVAVNGGTTGEKLYADERVRLKDYWRAQDRELERTGRVELGPITTARKP; from the coding sequence ATGAAAGTCGCAACCCTGGTGCTTGCGCTCACGTGCCTCGTGAGTGGCGGTGCATTCGCCGCCGAACCGCTGAAGCTCGTCAGCGCCGGCTTCCTCGACGTCGACGCGCAGCTGCACGCCGCCAAGGGCCATCCGAACGAGGAGTGGCGGCTGAATGGGCTCAAGTCCTACCTCGGCGGGCATTACGACGAAGCGGTCGATCGCTTCGAGCGGGCCGCCTACTTCGCCGACAAGCACGCCCAGCACTACCTGGGCCTGATCTTCTGGCACGGGCAGGGCGTGGCGACGGATCGCGTGCGCGGCTACATCTGGAGCGACCTGGCCGCCGAGCGCGGCAACCGCAGGCTGCTGGCGATCCGCGAGAACATGTGGTCGCAACTCAGTGCGCAGGAACGGCAGCAGGCGATGGCCGAGGGTGCGGCGTTCTACGACCGTTACGGCGATGCCGTCGCCCAGCCGCGCGCGGAGGCGGAGATCCGCCGCTTCGCCCGCGGCATGACCGGTAGCCGCGTGGGCTTCCGCAACCAGGCCATGGACGTACTCAACGGCGGGCCGATCAATGGCTCGTTCGGCAATGCGACGCCGGGCATGCTCGCGGCATCGGTGGCGGTCAATGGCGGCACCACCGGCGAAAAGCTCTATGCCGACGAGCGCGTCCGCCTGAAGGACTACTGGCGCGCGCAGGATCGGGAACTGGAGCGCACCGGCCGCGTCGAGCTCGGCCCGATAACGACCGCGCGCAAGCCCTGA
- a CDS encoding thymidine kinase — MAKLYFYYSAMNAGKTTTLLQSAHNYRERGMRVLILTPRLDHRAGSGTVASRIGLTAEGHAFERADDLERVIRADIAAHGKLDCVLVDEAQFLAKAQVWQLSEVVDALRIPVLCYGLRTDFRGELFEGSQYLLAWADELNEIKTICHSGKKATMTVRVDDAGRAVQQGPQVEIGGNERYVSVSRAEFKKVMRGESTVEGQPEPQQPPLL; from the coding sequence ATGGCCAAGCTCTACTTCTACTACTCGGCGATGAACGCCGGTAAGACCACCACGCTGCTGCAATCCGCCCACAACTACCGCGAGCGCGGCATGCGCGTGCTGATCCTGACGCCGCGGCTGGACCACCGCGCCGGCAGCGGCACGGTCGCCTCGCGCATCGGCCTGACGGCGGAGGGGCATGCATTCGAGCGCGCCGACGACCTGGAGCGCGTGATCCGCGCCGACATCGCCGCGCACGGCAAGCTCGACTGCGTGCTGGTCGACGAGGCGCAGTTCCTCGCCAAGGCGCAGGTGTGGCAGCTCAGCGAGGTGGTGGATGCGCTGCGCATCCCGGTGCTCTGCTACGGCCTGCGCACCGACTTCCGCGGCGAGCTGTTCGAAGGCAGCCAGTACCTGCTGGCGTGGGCCGACGAGCTCAACGAGATCAAGACGATCTGCCACAGCGGCAAGAAGGCGACGATGACGGTGCGGGTGGACGATGCCGGCCGCGCGGTGCAACAGGGGCCGCAGGTCGAGATCGGCGGCAACGAGCGCTACGTCTCGGTGTCGCGCGCGGAGTTCAAGAAGGTGATGCGCGGCGAAAGCACGGTCGAGGGCCAGCCGGAACCGCAACAGCCTCCGTTGCTGTAG
- a CDS encoding serine/threonine-protein kinase, with product MDPERWQRLSPLLDALFELPPEARAERLRELRDEDAELTGELEALIALEEERTDFLAEPITPPRPGVQPGTVVGPYRLDRLLGEGGMGQVWLASRADGLYQRRVALKLLRPGLTDTNLRIRFTRERQILARLAHPHIARLLDAGVTAEGVPYLALEYVDGEPITDYCRALDTPVAQRLRMFQQVCDAVSHAHANLIVHRDLKPSNILVTPAGEVRLLDFGIAKLLDTEVPVVEQTRTGVRAFTLHYAAPEQIRGEPVTTMTDVYSLGVVLYELLTDRKPYKLKRESDAAWEDAILFNDPPRPSQKVLRRVESDTAEDQTHGAELRRRARVLVGDLDNIVLKTLSKQPEQRYPSVEALALDLRRYEEGRPVLARPQGVGYRFGKFFARHRWTIATATMVVVVLSLSIGLVAWQARQALAEAARAQAMQDFMVGIFEQAGGAPGQAVDLRSLLAAAEARERAEPDRQPRARAELLGLLARLRLGLGDYQEATALLVRQGAIVDNARDIPDSLLLESLTLRGQLLALQGQARGCIELMQPALDVARNEQAQLPPQSSQFYSQLGRCRRAAGERQGARQMFERSLAIRRETPSDDAGIVENMTDLATLQADVGDSAAAMRGYDEALAYLDRRLGTGHRLAVDILRQRCALLRTQGEAVAAESDCQTAVTLSQRLHGGDTRAGIDARRQLAALHVDQGRYGQAQQEFTQTQAWLSARLGPEHPDVARNYNSLGITAWERGDFAAALPALAHAVAIWRKGTDHRLLAAGLFNQAMVLHDAGRDAEALPLLEEARRLRIEHFGAQHEIVGDTEWMLGLVTAALGDTARSRAAFGAAVALTRNGYGPAHPHALRAELSQARQFARAGDAGAVRRMAEIGNVPGTDSERDKVRWLARAYVAETRCRDEPAATQTELDALLRRMQAALPEGGAVLREVQAIRTACR from the coding sequence ATGGACCCCGAGCGCTGGCAACGCCTGTCCCCGCTGCTCGATGCGCTGTTCGAGCTGCCGCCGGAAGCGCGCGCCGAACGCCTGCGTGAACTGCGCGACGAGGACGCCGAGCTCACCGGTGAACTCGAGGCGCTGATCGCGCTGGAAGAAGAACGCACGGACTTCCTCGCCGAACCGATCACGCCGCCGCGGCCGGGCGTGCAGCCGGGCACGGTGGTCGGTCCGTACCGCCTCGACCGGCTGCTGGGCGAAGGCGGCATGGGCCAGGTCTGGCTGGCCTCGCGCGCCGACGGCCTGTACCAGCGCCGCGTCGCGCTCAAGCTGCTGCGCCCCGGCCTCACCGACACCAACCTGCGCATCCGCTTCACCCGCGAGCGGCAGATCCTCGCGCGCCTGGCGCATCCGCACATCGCCCGCCTGCTCGATGCCGGCGTCACCGCCGAAGGCGTGCCGTACCTCGCGCTGGAATACGTCGACGGCGAGCCGATCACCGACTACTGCCGCGCCCTCGACACGCCGGTGGCGCAGCGGCTGCGCATGTTCCAGCAGGTGTGCGACGCGGTCAGCCACGCGCACGCGAACCTGATCGTCCACCGCGACCTCAAGCCGTCGAACATCCTGGTCACCCCCGCCGGCGAAGTGCGCCTGCTCGACTTCGGCATCGCCAAGCTGCTCGACACCGAGGTGCCGGTGGTCGAACAGACGCGCACCGGCGTGCGCGCCTTCACCCTGCACTACGCCGCGCCCGAACAGATCCGTGGCGAGCCGGTCACGACCATGACCGACGTGTACTCGCTCGGCGTGGTGCTGTACGAGCTGCTCACCGACCGCAAGCCGTACAAGCTCAAGCGCGAGAGCGACGCGGCGTGGGAAGACGCGATCCTGTTCAACGATCCGCCGCGGCCGTCGCAGAAGGTGCTGCGCCGGGTCGAAAGCGACACCGCCGAGGACCAGACCCACGGCGCCGAACTGCGCCGCCGCGCGCGCGTGCTCGTCGGCGACCTCGACAACATCGTGCTGAAGACGCTGTCCAAGCAGCCCGAGCAACGCTACCCGTCGGTGGAGGCGCTGGCACTGGATCTGCGCCGCTACGAGGAAGGCCGCCCGGTGCTGGCGCGACCGCAGGGCGTGGGTTATCGCTTCGGCAAGTTCTTCGCGCGACATCGCTGGACGATTGCCACGGCGACGATGGTGGTGGTGGTGCTGTCCCTGTCGATCGGCCTGGTCGCCTGGCAGGCGCGGCAGGCGCTGGCGGAGGCGGCGCGCGCGCAGGCGATGCAGGACTTCATGGTCGGCATCTTCGAACAGGCCGGCGGCGCGCCCGGACAGGCGGTGGACCTGCGCAGCCTGCTGGCGGCCGCCGAGGCGCGCGAACGCGCCGAACCCGACCGCCAGCCGCGCGCGCGCGCCGAACTGCTGGGCCTGCTGGCGCGCCTGCGCCTGGGCCTGGGCGACTACCAGGAAGCCACGGCGCTGCTGGTCCGCCAGGGTGCGATCGTCGACAACGCCCGCGACATTCCCGACAGCCTGCTGCTGGAATCGCTGACCCTGCGCGGGCAACTGCTCGCGCTGCAGGGGCAGGCGCGGGGGTGCATCGAGCTGATGCAGCCCGCGCTCGACGTGGCGCGCAACGAGCAGGCCCAGCTGCCGCCGCAGAGCAGCCAGTTCTACTCGCAGCTGGGACGCTGCCGCCGCGCGGCGGGGGAACGCCAGGGCGCGCGGCAGATGTTCGAGCGCTCGCTGGCGATCCGCCGGGAAACGCCGTCGGACGATGCCGGCATCGTCGAGAACATGACCGACCTGGCCACGCTGCAGGCCGATGTGGGCGACAGCGCCGCGGCGATGCGCGGTTACGACGAGGCGCTCGCCTACCTCGACCGGCGCCTGGGCACCGGCCACCGCCTGGCCGTGGACATCCTGCGGCAACGCTGCGCATTGCTGCGCACGCAGGGCGAGGCCGTCGCCGCGGAAAGCGACTGCCAGACCGCCGTGACCCTGTCCCAGCGCCTGCACGGCGGCGACACCCGCGCCGGCATCGATGCGCGGCGCCAACTGGCCGCGCTGCACGTCGATCAGGGCCGCTACGGCCAGGCGCAACAGGAGTTCACCCAGACCCAGGCGTGGCTGAGCGCGCGGCTGGGCCCCGAACATCCGGACGTCGCCCGCAACTACAACAGCCTGGGCATCACCGCCTGGGAACGCGGCGATTTCGCCGCGGCGCTGCCGGCGCTGGCACACGCCGTCGCCATCTGGCGCAAGGGCACCGATCACCGGTTGCTTGCAGCCGGCCTGTTCAACCAGGCCATGGTCCTGCACGACGCCGGCCGCGACGCCGAAGCACTGCCGCTGCTGGAAGAGGCCCGGCGCCTGCGCATCGAACACTTCGGCGCGCAGCACGAGATCGTCGGCGATACGGAGTGGATGCTCGGGCTGGTCACCGCCGCGCTGGGCGATACCGCGCGATCGCGCGCGGCATTCGGCGCCGCCGTCGCGCTGACCCGCAACGGTTATGGGCCGGCCCACCCCCATGCGCTGCGCGCCGAGCTGTCGCAGGCGCGCCAGTTCGCGCGGGCCGGTGATGCGGGAGCGGTCCGGCGCATGGCCGAGATCGGCAACGTGCCCGGCACCGACAGCGAGCGCGACAAGGTGCGCTGGCTGGCGCGGGCCTACGTCGCCGAAACACGCTGCCGCGACGAACCGGCGGCGACCCAGACCGAACTCGACGCCCTGCTGCGACGCATGCAGGCGGCGCTGCCGGAAGGCGGCGCGGTGCTGCGCGAGGTCCAGGCGATCCGCACGGCGTGCCGGTAG